From the Palaemon carinicauda isolate YSFRI2023 chromosome 42, ASM3689809v2, whole genome shotgun sequence genome, one window contains:
- the LOC137633075 gene encoding uncharacterized protein codes for MECWRAFQSSSKQPPPPPLPKERTTLEKPFTAVGMDHTAAIQTETQPGYILIVTCMASRAVYLDFCPSLEAEEFILALRRFCATHGAPQYITSDNHQTIKTASHLLQGLYEEDEVQQFLRRTGIQWRFQTPRAPWKGRFFERLIRVTKRTLQIALGQKYPPNAHVLTLVKEAEAVVNNRPLMYSGDRCEDEVLTPSHLLRGHPVLLMAPLLPDEHLNTTFTFRRLHDRYLKKQTL; via the coding sequence atggagtgttggcgcgccttccagtcttcgtcgaaacagccaccaccgccccccctaccgaaggaaagaacaACCCTCGAGAAACCCTTTACAGCCGTTGGaatggaccacacagcagccatacaaactgaaacacagccagggtacatcctgattgtaacgtgcatggccagtagggccgtgtatctcgacttctgTCCCTCCTTGGAAGCTGAAGAATTCATCTTGGCTTTAAGGCGATTCTGCGCAACGCATGGcgccccccaatacatcacctctgataatcaccagacgatcaaaaccgccagccacctcctgcagggactctacgaagaggatgaagtccagcagttcctaaggagaacgggaatacaatggagATTTCAAACGcccagagcaccttggaagggtaggttcttcgagcggctgataagggtgacgaagcgaaccctccagatagccctcggccaaaagtatccaccgaacgcccacgtattgacactggtgaaagaagcagaagccgtagTGAATAATCGCCCGCTTATGTACAGTGGCGACagatgcgaggatgaagtcctcaccccttcccatttgttaagaggacacccagtcctcctcatggcaccgctcttaccggacgagcacctcaacacGACCTTCACCTTCCGGAGGCTACATGATCGTTATTTGAAAAAACAGACTCTTTGA